The Hyphomicrobiales bacterium genome has a window encoding:
- a CDS encoding VgrG protein yields the protein MSSNPGQIQRTASFATPSGLDEFSLIKFEASEALSELFTYNVEATSKTENADLQSIMSEKCSIKFTLKNKSERVLNGTLVDAQWFGKQDDLHIYRFTLRPWLWLLSQRADCRIFKNKTVVDIIKEIFKKESSASFDDRTSEAQEPIDYCVQYRETDLDFVLRLMEQYGIYYYFKHSEGDHKLVLCDSRSAHDPVNATAEPSFKGDASAYAFVPRGSRLPRSQVEHLTQWSAIRRLRTGKFELKDYDFEKSESDLTARAEEGFPKSKTYEAYDYPAAYTERDRGEHFARVMAQAEQATDDRRHAGGDAASLYPGALMKLSDHPTGAENGEYLVVRASHAFGIQSYRSAGRQDEALYHGSYELQKSDRRFRAPLLTPRPTVYGPHTAKVVGEKNRGEEGDIDVDEYGRIWLRFHWDREDGSTSCRTRVAQMWAGKGWGGQVIPRIGQEVIVEYIEGNPDLPLVVGAVVNDQHKPPYDLPANKTQSGIKSESTDGAGFSDTYNEIKFEDRKDNEVLEIRTEKDHKITVNNIETRDIGERYQGMSYARETTLKKGDDKLDVQNGKLDVEALTEINLKVGESRIKMTPGSIEITSPTITIKSQAVTEVMSDGTTVVKGQMVQIN from the coding sequence ATGTCTTCCAACCCAGGGCAAATCCAAAGAACTGCTTCATTTGCGACGCCGTCAGGCCTAGATGAATTTTCGCTTATCAAGTTCGAAGCCAGCGAAGCTTTGAGCGAATTATTTACCTATAACGTCGAAGCGACCAGCAAGACTGAGAACGCAGACCTGCAAAGCATCATGAGCGAGAAGTGCTCGATCAAGTTCACGCTCAAAAACAAAAGCGAACGCGTCCTGAACGGCACGCTGGTGGATGCCCAGTGGTTCGGCAAGCAGGATGATCTCCACATCTACCGCTTCACGCTCAGGCCCTGGCTGTGGCTGCTGTCGCAGCGCGCCGACTGCCGCATCTTCAAGAACAAGACCGTCGTCGACATCATCAAGGAGATCTTCAAAAAGGAGAGCTCGGCGAGCTTCGACGACCGCACCAGCGAGGCGCAGGAGCCGATCGACTATTGCGTCCAGTATCGCGAGACCGACCTCGACTTCGTTTTGCGCCTGATGGAGCAATACGGCATTTACTATTATTTCAAACACTCCGAGGGCGACCACAAGCTCGTGCTGTGCGACTCCCGCTCGGCCCATGACCCGGTCAACGCCACCGCCGAACCGAGCTTCAAGGGGGACGCCTCGGCCTATGCCTTCGTGCCGCGCGGCAGCCGCCTCCCGCGCTCGCAGGTCGAGCATCTGACGCAATGGTCGGCGATCCGGCGCCTGCGCACGGGCAAGTTCGAGCTGAAGGACTACGACTTCGAGAAATCGGAATCGGACCTGACGGCCCGCGCCGAGGAAGGCTTTCCGAAGAGCAAGACCTACGAGGCCTATGATTATCCGGCCGCCTATACCGAGCGCGACCGCGGCGAGCATTTCGCCCGCGTCATGGCCCAGGCCGAACAGGCCACGGACGACCGGCGCCATGCCGGCGGCGACGCCGCGAGCCTCTATCCCGGCGCGCTGATGAAGCTGTCGGACCATCCGACCGGTGCCGAGAACGGCGAATACCTCGTGGTGCGCGCCTCGCATGCCTTCGGCATCCAGAGCTATCGCTCGGCAGGGCGCCAGGACGAGGCGCTCTATCACGGCTCCTACGAGCTGCAGAAGAGCGACCGGCGTTTCCGCGCTCCGCTCCTCACCCCGCGCCCGACGGTCTACGGGCCGCACACCGCCAAGGTCGTCGGCGAGAAGAACCGCGGCGAGGAAGGCGATATCGACGTCGACGAATATGGCCGCATCTGGCTGCGCTTCCACTGGGACCGCGAGGACGGCTCGACCTCCTGCCGCACCCGCGTCGCGCAGATGTGGGCCGGCAAGGGTTGGGGCGGCCAGGTCATCCCGCGCATCGGCCAGGAGGTGATCGTCGAGTATATCGAGGGCAATCCGGACCTGCCGCTCGTCGTCGGCGCCGTGGTCAACGACCAGCACAAGCCGCCCTATGATCTGCCGGCGAACAAGACTCAGTCCGGCATCAAGTCGGAATCGACCGACGGGGCCGGCTTCTCCGACACCTATAACGAGATCAAGTTCGAGGACCGCAAGGACAACGAGGTGCTGGAGATCCGGACCGAGAAGGACCACAAGATCACGGTCAACAACATCGAGACCCGCGATATCGGCGAGCGCTATCAGGGCATGAGCTATGCGCGCGAGACCACGCTGAAGAAAGGCGACGACAAGCTCGACGTCCAGAACGGCAAGCTCGACGTCGAGGCGCTGACCGAGATCAACCTCAAGGTCGGCGAGAGCAGGATCAAGATGACGCCGGGCAGCATCGAGATCACCTCGCCCACCATCACGATCAAAAGCCAGGCCGTGACGGAGGTGATGAGCGACGGCACGACCGTCGTGAAAGGCCAGATGGTGCAGATCAACTGA
- a CDS encoding conserved hypothetical protein (Evidence 4 : Unknown function but conserved in other organisms), with product MSRLRFSTAREVFETYPSAREFVGLAPTNEPPLTFLARLAKGPAPMEAAGFCAFLLPRRETVWWALQAVRSMQPPGTPDPGLATAEAWVREPGDKTRFDALRLAQSGDRTQPGTFIAWAAGYSGGSMAEGHAIPCPPDLTAKMARIAVLIAINRLPARERAGALHRCVEACIRLADDDPGTR from the coding sequence ATGTCGCGCCTTCGCTTCAGCACCGCTCGCGAAGTCTTCGAGACCTATCCCTCGGCCCGGGAGTTCGTCGGCCTGGCGCCGACGAACGAGCCACCGCTCACGTTCCTCGCCCGGCTCGCCAAGGGACCGGCGCCGATGGAGGCGGCCGGCTTCTGCGCCTTCCTGCTGCCGCGCCGCGAGACGGTCTGGTGGGCCCTCCAGGCGGTGCGGTCGATGCAGCCGCCCGGCACGCCGGATCCGGGCCTGGCCACGGCGGAGGCCTGGGTGCGCGAGCCCGGGGACAAGACCCGCTTCGATGCGCTGCGGCTGGCTCAGTCCGGCGATCGCACGCAGCCGGGCACCTTCATCGCCTGGGCGGCCGGCTATTCCGGCGGCAGCATGGCCGAGGGCCACGCGATTCCCTGCCCGCCCGACCTGACCGCCAAGATGGCGCGCATCGCCGTCCTCATCGCCATCAACCGCCTGCCGGCACGCGAGCGCGCAGGTGCATTGCATCGCTGCGTGGAAGCATGCATTCGTTTGGCAGATGACGATCCCGGCACACGCTGA
- the tagH gene encoding Type VI secretion system-associated FHA domain protein TagH has translation MALTLTIENETSLPDGGPLSVTAGGGRGLDIGRDQHLDWALPDPSRAVSGRHCEIRYRDGAYWLRDVSTNGTYVNGGEHRVQSPYRLRHGDRLEIGHYIIAVAIDEEAGQASEPAPPPHAARPETLWSSSEDAAPPIPRRELLPPSQSRPVHSGFIDWAADIPTPGAAPHTPPPAEAGWSSPAPADDFAWAPMQPPQAAPVEPVAPIPTPRRPVAGLPRAASPWDEPVAEPAAQPVEAMPAMPEPAPAAAPEPARQAPPPAISAGEFLQRFAKGAGVSPQSLSSQDPGAFAEQLGGLMRLIAEELKALLAARAESKRIARSSNQTMIQAQDNNPLKFSPSVDDALQLIFGQPRSGYLDARRAFDESFRDLKAHQIKTYSAMQHALKMLMEDLDPQAIAEGTAPEGGLGGLIGSRKAKMWDAYVTRWEAKTAPYENGLVDAFMIYFAECYDRGGR, from the coding sequence ATGGCTCTGACGCTGACGATCGAGAACGAAACCTCGCTGCCGGACGGCGGCCCGCTGAGCGTGACCGCCGGCGGCGGACGCGGGCTCGATATCGGCCGCGACCAGCATCTCGACTGGGCACTTCCCGACCCGTCCCGCGCCGTCTCGGGACGTCACTGCGAGATCCGCTACCGCGACGGCGCCTACTGGCTGCGCGACGTCTCGACCAACGGCACCTACGTCAATGGCGGCGAGCACCGCGTCCAGTCGCCATATCGGCTGCGTCATGGCGACCGGCTGGAGATCGGCCACTACATCATCGCCGTCGCCATCGACGAGGAAGCCGGGCAAGCCTCCGAGCCAGCGCCGCCGCCCCATGCCGCCCGACCGGAAACGCTCTGGTCCTCAAGCGAGGACGCCGCTCCGCCGATCCCGCGGCGCGAGCTGCTGCCACCGAGCCAGTCCCGGCCGGTCCATTCCGGCTTCATCGACTGGGCCGCCGATATCCCGACGCCGGGAGCCGCGCCGCACACGCCGCCCCCCGCCGAGGCCGGCTGGTCCTCTCCGGCCCCCGCCGACGATTTCGCCTGGGCGCCGATGCAGCCGCCACAGGCTGCCCCGGTCGAACCTGTCGCGCCGATCCCGACGCCGCGCCGCCCGGTGGCGGGCCTGCCCCGGGCAGCCAGTCCCTGGGACGAGCCGGTGGCCGAACCCGCAGCGCAGCCGGTCGAGGCCATGCCGGCCATGCCAGAGCCCGCGCCGGCAGCAGCACCCGAGCCCGCACGGCAAGCCCCGCCGCCGGCCATCTCGGCAGGGGAATTCCTGCAGCGTTTTGCCAAGGGGGCCGGCGTCTCGCCGCAATCGCTCTCATCACAGGACCCCGGCGCCTTCGCGGAGCAGCTCGGCGGGCTGATGAGGCTGATCGCGGAAGAGCTGAAGGCGCTGCTCGCAGCGCGTGCCGAAAGCAAGCGCATCGCGCGCAGCAGCAACCAGACGATGATCCAGGCGCAGGACAACAACCCCCTGAAGTTCTCGCCGAGCGTCGACGATGCGCTGCAGCTCATCTTCGGCCAGCCGCGCAGCGGCTACCTCGATGCCAGGCGCGCCTTCGACGAGAGCTTCCGCGACCTCAAGGCCCATCAGATCAAGACCTATTCGGCCATGCAGCATGCGCTCAAGATGCTCATGGAGGATCTGGACCCGCAGGCGATCGCCGAAGGCACCGCGCCGGAGGGCGGCCTCGGCGGCTTGATCGGATCGCGCAAGGCGAAGATGTGGGACGCCTATGTCACGCGCTGGGAGGCCAAGACCGCGCCCTATGAAAACGGCCTGGTCGATGCCTTCATGATCTACTTCGCGGAATGCTACGACCGCGGCGGCCGCTGA
- a CDS encoding conserved hypothetical protein (Evidence 4 : Unknown function but conserved in other organisms) — protein MGKSRTVPDRAEAKIERFRHKTVQRFSTDARRALGHGAARNDHVAEVLCLMALIRDPARRRRPMSLQPAVTCTAAARQFFKAQNGEQAAHLLPGQISVDGTFPWLFLAGPAARRLENLFAYVEPLHADYNKADSAAEANGLTEAFADACRHVLVGKGDPATDVAAAYERVWQPGARAAFAAAVVQKRSKPAPPAIEYGEPGGAEYGMILNLEERAEAFQDESIWATYEQLSILGYYEAAMDELPRQLQPRVIREVLAMPPA, from the coding sequence ATGGGCAAGAGCAGGACGGTTCCGGATCGGGCCGAAGCGAAGATCGAGCGTTTCCGCCATAAGACGGTGCAGCGCTTCTCGACGGATGCGCGCCGCGCTCTCGGCCATGGCGCGGCCCGCAACGACCATGTCGCCGAGGTGCTGTGCCTGATGGCCCTGATCCGCGACCCGGCGCGGCGCCGCCGCCCGATGTCGCTCCAGCCCGCCGTAACCTGCACGGCCGCCGCGCGCCAGTTCTTCAAGGCGCAGAACGGCGAGCAGGCCGCCCATCTCCTGCCGGGGCAGATTTCGGTCGACGGCACCTTTCCCTGGCTCTTCCTGGCGGGTCCAGCGGCCCGGCGCCTGGAAAATCTCTTCGCCTATGTCGAGCCGCTGCATGCCGACTACAACAAGGCCGACTCCGCCGCGGAGGCCAATGGGCTGACCGAAGCCTTCGCCGATGCCTGCCGGCATGTGCTGGTCGGCAAGGGCGATCCGGCGACGGACGTCGCCGCGGCCTATGAGCGGGTCTGGCAGCCCGGCGCGCGCGCTGCGTTCGCCGCGGCGGTGGTGCAGAAGCGCAGCAAACCGGCCCCGCCGGCGATCGAATATGGCGAGCCGGGCGGAGCCGAATACGGCATGATCCTCAATCTCGAGGAACGCGCCGAGGCCTTCCAGGACGAGTCGATCTGGGCGACCTATGAGCAGCTCAGCATCCTGGGTTACTACGAGGCGGCCATGGACGAACTGCCGCGGCAATTGCAGCCGCGCGTGATCCGGGAGGTCTTGGCGATGCCGCCGGCATGA
- a CDS encoding conserved hypothetical protein (Evidence 4 : Unknown function but conserved in other organisms), producing MPKGPAARVLDPVLHPLPGMLQPGPGSMNVLIGGKQAWRGIPAAAAAAIQAAKQASDTTLQIAAAATLAAAGTPGAPAAKAAEEAAKTAALAAMSSTITGSAGGADIHNCLTLMPPQPHGPGVVVDGSQTVLINNLPACRVGDTIVEALGPPNKIMMGLPTVIIGG from the coding sequence ATGCCAAAGGGACCGGCCGCGCGTGTTCTCGATCCTGTCCTGCATCCGCTGCCCGGTATGCTTCAGCCCGGGCCCGGCAGCATGAACGTGCTGATCGGCGGCAAGCAGGCCTGGCGCGGCATTCCGGCCGCCGCGGCCGCCGCGATCCAAGCCGCCAAGCAGGCATCCGATACCACGCTTCAGATCGCCGCGGCCGCGACGCTGGCGGCAGCCGGCACGCCGGGCGCGCCCGCTGCAAAGGCTGCGGAGGAGGCCGCCAAGACGGCGGCGCTCGCCGCGATGAGCAGCACGATCACCGGCTCCGCCGGCGGCGCCGACATCCACAACTGCCTGACCTTGATGCCGCCGCAGCCGCACGGGCCGGGCGTGGTCGTCGACGGCTCGCAGACGGTGCTGATCAACAATCTCCCGGCCTGCCGGGTGGGCGATACGATCGTCGAGGCGCTGGGACCGCCGAACAAGATCATGATGGGATTGCCGACGGTGATCATCGGCGGTTGA
- the tssK gene encoding Type VI secretion system baseplate subunit TssK, whose protein sequence is MSWYSKVVWSEGLFLRPHHFQQNDRYLENLLESRVRTITPYPWGFSVLEIDRDLAQQCRIGLRRAAGVMPDGTPFALPDNNPLPAAIEVPENAAGQIVWLSLPLAAANTREVEDTLNGSASRYVPATEMLIDSTASLRTEEEIDVAHPRLTLELRKTSKAGYVGLALGRILEVRDRAILFDEKFAPPVLVCSAYPVIEGWLDRVIGWIDNKLEELARYAADPTAGGGLQSADYFVLQLLNRNIPVLKHLRRSRFIHPERLFSTFLALAGELATFTTAERRARDYPAYDHDDLENCFTPVVRDIQDFLSANLGRRAIRLEIVERAPNAFMSTIRDRSLVRNATLVLEVAARRPLTEIQAQFPQLFKVGPNTKMNEIVHAHLPGISLVHLPTPPPQIRALTDHVYFYLDRTSPLWPEFSTASSIGMHFSGDWPDLELELWAVLEGRR, encoded by the coding sequence ATGTCGTGGTACAGCAAGGTCGTCTGGTCGGAGGGGTTGTTCCTCAGGCCGCATCACTTCCAACAGAACGACCGTTACCTCGAAAACCTGCTGGAAAGCCGCGTCCGGACCATCACGCCCTACCCTTGGGGCTTTTCCGTGCTGGAGATCGACCGAGACCTCGCCCAGCAATGCCGCATCGGCCTGCGCCGCGCCGCGGGGGTGATGCCGGACGGGACGCCCTTCGCCCTGCCTGACAACAATCCGCTGCCGGCCGCGATCGAGGTGCCGGAAAACGCGGCCGGGCAGATCGTCTGGCTGTCCCTGCCGCTGGCCGCCGCCAATACCCGCGAGGTCGAGGACACGCTGAACGGCTCCGCCAGCCGCTATGTCCCCGCCACGGAGATGCTGATCGATTCGACGGCCTCGCTGCGCACCGAGGAGGAGATCGACGTCGCGCATCCGCGTCTGACGCTGGAGCTGCGCAAGACGAGCAAGGCCGGCTATGTCGGCCTCGCGCTCGGCCGCATCCTGGAAGTGCGCGATCGCGCCATCCTGTTCGACGAGAAATTCGCCCCGCCGGTGCTGGTCTGCTCGGCCTATCCGGTCATCGAGGGCTGGCTCGACCGCGTCATCGGCTGGATCGACAACAAGCTGGAAGAGCTCGCCCGTTACGCCGCCGATCCGACGGCCGGCGGCGGCCTGCAGAGCGCGGACTACTTCGTGCTGCAGCTCCTCAACCGCAATATCCCGGTGCTGAAGCACCTGCGCCGCTCGCGCTTCATCCATCCCGAGCGGTTGTTCTCGACCTTCCTGGCGCTGGCGGGCGAGCTTGCCACCTTCACCACGGCCGAACGCCGCGCCCGTGACTATCCGGCCTACGATCACGACGACTTGGAGAACTGCTTCACCCCGGTGGTGCGCGACATCCAGGACTTCCTCTCGGCCAATCTCGGCCGCCGCGCGATCCGGCTGGAAATCGTCGAGCGCGCGCCCAACGCCTTCATGTCGACGATCCGCGACCGCAGCCTCGTGCGCAATGCGACGCTGGTGCTGGAGGTGGCGGCGCGCCGGCCGCTGACCGAGATCCAGGCTCAGTTCCCGCAGCTCTTCAAGGTCGGCCCCAACACGAAGATGAACGAGATCGTCCATGCCCATCTGCCGGGCATCAGCCTCGTCCATCTGCCGACGCCACCACCGCAGATCCGCGCGCTCACGGATCATGTATACTTCTATCTCGACCGCACCTCGCCGCTCTGGCCCGAGTTCAGTACGGCGAGTTCGATCGGCATGCATTTTTCCGGTGACTGGCCCGATCTCGAACTCGAGCTCTGGGCCGTTCTGGAGGGCAGGCGATGA
- a CDS encoding Outer membrane protein ImpK/VasF, OmpA/MotB domain, whose translation MSDPGSPSDPFGRSERTIIRPNPGGRRAPLPSAPAAPAPSAPQAPQPYQPPQAPSPGVPGTGDEWMSQPAPTPQRQTPPPPTGGQSLPRRDQLLTPNANPLLRAAGPLLLLLGRMRANLSNAPFAQLLGQVGDSIEAFEHEVRAAGIPAETARTAKYVLAATADDIVQNIPGDDRHVWTQYSMLSRFFGERTGGIRFFEELDRAKADPSVNYDLLELMHACLALGFQGIHRTSAGGANNLQMIQRNLFETLRRVKQPDPELSPRWRGQAIAATVAGFKVPVWSVAAIAAVALLGIYFVFRALLSGNAEAASTALLSVHPKGEIGIMRKVFSAPPPPPPPPPQPPKVCGAVQPPIVCLVTPNVIIVRLAGITLFEPGQAAVRAEFQPLIERIATVLEQEGGAVKVVGHTDNVPIRTARFPSNVELSQARAKAVGDMLRSKLSKPDRISFEGKGADTPIAPNTTAEGRAQNRRVEILIQRQG comes from the coding sequence ATGAGCGATCCGGGTTCGCCCTCAGATCCTTTCGGCCGCTCCGAGCGGACGATCATCAGGCCGAACCCAGGTGGGCGCCGCGCGCCCCTGCCATCCGCTCCTGCCGCGCCGGCACCGAGCGCGCCCCAGGCGCCCCAGCCCTATCAGCCGCCGCAAGCGCCGTCGCCCGGCGTGCCTGGCACCGGCGACGAGTGGATGTCGCAGCCGGCGCCGACCCCGCAGCGGCAAACCCCGCCGCCTCCGACCGGCGGCCAGTCCCTGCCGCGCCGCGACCAGCTCCTGACGCCGAACGCCAACCCGCTGCTGCGCGCCGCAGGCCCGCTTCTGCTCCTGCTTGGGCGGATGCGCGCCAACCTCTCCAACGCTCCCTTCGCGCAGCTTCTCGGCCAGGTCGGCGATTCCATCGAGGCCTTCGAGCATGAGGTTCGCGCCGCCGGTATTCCCGCCGAGACGGCACGCACGGCGAAATACGTCCTTGCCGCCACGGCCGACGACATCGTCCAGAACATCCCCGGCGACGACCGCCATGTCTGGACGCAATACAGCATGCTCTCGCGCTTCTTCGGCGAGCGCACCGGCGGCATCCGCTTCTTCGAGGAGCTGGACAGGGCCAAGGCCGACCCGTCGGTCAATTACGACCTGCTGGAGCTGATGCATGCCTGCCTGGCGCTAGGCTTCCAGGGAATCCACCGGACCTCCGCCGGAGGCGCCAACAATCTCCAGATGATCCAGCGCAACCTGTTCGAGACGCTGCGCCGGGTGAAGCAGCCCGACCCCGAATTGTCGCCACGCTGGCGCGGGCAGGCGATCGCGGCCACCGTCGCGGGCTTCAAGGTGCCGGTCTGGTCGGTGGCGGCCATCGCCGCGGTTGCGCTGCTCGGCATCTATTTCGTCTTCCGGGCCCTGCTTTCCGGTAATGCCGAGGCGGCTTCGACCGCCCTGCTCTCGGTCCACCCCAAGGGCGAGATCGGCATCATGCGCAAGGTCTTCTCGGCGCCGCCTCCGCCACCACCGCCTCCGCCGCAGCCGCCCAAGGTCTGCGGCGCCGTGCAGCCGCCCATCGTCTGCCTGGTGACGCCGAACGTCATCATCGTGCGCCTTGCCGGCATCACCCTGTTCGAACCGGGGCAGGCCGCGGTCCGCGCCGAGTTCCAGCCGCTGATCGAACGCATCGCGACCGTGCTGGAGCAGGAGGGCGGCGCGGTCAAGGTCGTCGGCCACACCGACAACGTGCCGATCCGCACCGCCCGCTTCCCCTCCAATGTCGAGCTCTCGCAGGCGCGCGCCAAGGCGGTCGGCGACATGTTGAGATCCAAGCTCAGCAAGCCCGACCGCATCAGCTTCGAGGGCAAGGGGGCCGACACGCCGATCGCGCCGAACACCACGGCCGAAGGACGCGCCCAGAACCGGCGCGTCGAGATTCTGATCCAGCGTCAGGGCTAG